In Deltaproteobacteria bacterium, one genomic interval encodes:
- a CDS encoding ATP-binding cassette domain-containing protein, whose protein sequence is MLTKKKEIIRLKEITFSYSDFADKSKILFSNLNLTLKEGEYTAIGGANGSGKTTLAALLKGILKPLSGEIIFRGANVTKNGINPEIGYIYSNPENQIVSPVVEDDIAFGLENMGVYGREIEDALFGALEKVNALNLQKELTHLLSGGEQQKINIAGILALNCKCIIFDEASSMLDPMSRRTLLKILKELNKEYGITIVQITHNLFELMSSDRVIYMEGGAIVFDGKWPLLFEKGGVSYSFTDKQRLLVEFIQKINKLTSEPMLFDCDMNSMIERLLQRVGSQASLPVK, encoded by the coding sequence ATGTTAACAAAGAAAAAAGAGATAATAAGATTAAAAGAAATTACTTTCAGCTATTCTGATTTTGCCGACAAAAGTAAAATTTTATTTTCAAACCTTAACCTCACTCTGAAGGAAGGGGAATACACCGCTATCGGTGGTGCTAATGGTTCAGGTAAGACGACCCTTGCAGCGTTATTAAAAGGAATATTAAAACCTCTTTCAGGTGAGATTATATTTCGTGGTGCAAATGTTACAAAAAATGGAATTAATCCTGAAATAGGCTATATATATTCAAATCCTGAAAATCAGATTGTATCTCCTGTTGTTGAAGATGATATAGCCTTTGGTCTGGAAAATATGGGTGTCTATGGTCGGGAAATTGAAGATGCTCTCTTTGGCGCACTTGAAAAAGTTAATGCCCTCAATCTTCAAAAAGAACTAACACACCTTCTTTCCGGAGGTGAACAGCAAAAAATTAATATTGCAGGGATTCTGGCCCTTAACTGTAAATGTATTATTTTTGATGAGGCTTCATCCATGCTTGATCCTATGTCGCGACGTACATTATTAAAAATTTTAAAAGAATTGAATAAGGAGTATGGGATAACCATTGTTCAGATCACTCATAACCTTTTTGAGCTAATGAGCTCAGATCGTGTTATTTATATGGAAGGTGGCGCTATAGTATTTGATGGAAAATGGCCCTTATTATTTGAAAAAGGAGGTGTTTCTTATTCTTTTACAGATAAACAGAGACTGCTTGTCGAGTTTATTCAAAAAATAAATAAACTTACTTCCGAACCTATGCTCTTTGACTGTGACATGA